One Glycine soja cultivar W05 chromosome 2, ASM419377v2, whole genome shotgun sequence genomic region harbors:
- the LOC114383286 gene encoding shaggy-related protein kinase eta-like isoform X2 has product MHLMDHPNVISLKHRFFSTTSADELFLNLVMEYVPESMYRVSKFYSNTNQSMPLIYVKLYMHQIFRGLAYIHTVPGGCHKDLKPQNILVDPLTHQVKICDFGSAKVLVKGEANISHICSLFYRAPELMFGATEYTTSIDIWSAGCVLAELLLGQVTQMKQEHDKRQASLIAEHNEQLKRTQLQAENELREKTMFMRNDHEAQIKALRCELEDECRKLEEELHLQKIQRRQAKGFVAVAVESDE; this is encoded by the exons ATGCACTTGATGGATCATCCAAATGTGATCTCTCTGAAGCATCGTTTCTTTTCCACTACAAGTGCAGATgaactttttcttaatttggtgATGGAATATGTTCCAGAGTCTATGTATCGAGTCTCAAAGTTCTATAGTAATACTAATCAGAGCATGCCACTTATTTATGTAAAACTTTACATGCACCAG ATTTTCAGGGGGCTGGCTTATATCCACACTGTTCCTGGAGGTTGCCACAAAGATTTGAAGCCTCAAAATATACTG GTTGACCCTCTTACACACCAGGTTAAGATATGTGATTTTGGAAGTGCAAAAGTGCTG GTCAAAGGTGAAGCTAATATATCACATATATGTTCACTTTTCTACCGGGCACCAGAACTTATGTTTGGTGCCACTGAGTATACTACTTCAATTGATATTTGGTCAGCTGGCTGTGTCCTTGCTGAGCTGCTTTTGGGTCAG GTTACTCAAATGAAGCAGGAGCATGACAAGAGGCAAGCAAGCCTCATAGCTGAACACAACGAACAGCTAAAGCGTACCCAACTGCAAGCTGAAAATGAATTGAGAGAG AAAACAATGTTTATGAGGAATGATCATGAAGCTCAGATCAAAGCATTGAGGTGTGAACTTGAAGATGAGTGTCGGAAGCTGGAAGAGGAGTTGCATCTTCAAAAAATCCAAA GAAGACAGGCAAAGGGCTTTGTTGCAGTTGCAGTGGAAAGTGATGAGTGA
- the LOC114383286 gene encoding shaggy-related protein kinase eta-like isoform X1, which translates to MHLMDHPNVISLKHRFFSTTSADELFLNLVMEYVPESMYRVSKFYSNTNQSMPLIYVKLYMHQIFRGLAYIHTVPGGCHKDLKPQNILVDPLTHQVKICDFGSAKVLVKGEANISHICSLFYRAPELMFGATEYTTSIDIWSAGCVLAELLLGQPLLPGENALDQLVEIIKVTQMKQEHDKRQASLIAEHNEQLKRTQLQAENELREKTMFMRNDHEAQIKALRCELEDECRKLEEELHLQKIQRRQAKGFVAVAVESDE; encoded by the exons ATGCACTTGATGGATCATCCAAATGTGATCTCTCTGAAGCATCGTTTCTTTTCCACTACAAGTGCAGATgaactttttcttaatttggtgATGGAATATGTTCCAGAGTCTATGTATCGAGTCTCAAAGTTCTATAGTAATACTAATCAGAGCATGCCACTTATTTATGTAAAACTTTACATGCACCAG ATTTTCAGGGGGCTGGCTTATATCCACACTGTTCCTGGAGGTTGCCACAAAGATTTGAAGCCTCAAAATATACTG GTTGACCCTCTTACACACCAGGTTAAGATATGTGATTTTGGAAGTGCAAAAGTGCTG GTCAAAGGTGAAGCTAATATATCACATATATGTTCACTTTTCTACCGGGCACCAGAACTTATGTTTGGTGCCACTGAGTATACTACTTCAATTGATATTTGGTCAGCTGGCTGTGTCCTTGCTGAGCTGCTTTTGGGTCAG cCCTTATTACCTGGCGAAAATGCACTGGACCAGCTTGTAGAGATTATCAAG GTTACTCAAATGAAGCAGGAGCATGACAAGAGGCAAGCAAGCCTCATAGCTGAACACAACGAACAGCTAAAGCGTACCCAACTGCAAGCTGAAAATGAATTGAGAGAG AAAACAATGTTTATGAGGAATGATCATGAAGCTCAGATCAAAGCATTGAGGTGTGAACTTGAAGATGAGTGTCGGAAGCTGGAAGAGGAGTTGCATCTTCAAAAAATCCAAA GAAGACAGGCAAAGGGCTTTGTTGCAGTTGCAGTGGAAAGTGATGAGTGA
- the LOC114383345 gene encoding uncharacterized protein LOC114383345, whose protein sequence is MVDWGPMVIAVVLFVLLSPGLLFQLPGKSKVVEFGNMQTRAVSILVHTIIFFGLITIFLVAIGVHIYTG, encoded by the coding sequence atggtgGATTGGGGTCCAATGGTGATAGCAGTGGTGTTGTTTGTGTTGCTAAGCCCTGGTCTTCTGTTTCAATTGCCAGGGAAGAGCAAAGTGGTGGAGTTTGGGAACATGCAAACCAGGGCAGTGTCTATCTTGGTCCACACAATCATCTTCTTTGGTCTCATTACCATCTTTCTTGTTGCTATTGGTGTGCATATCTACACTGGCTAG